AGCACTTCGCGCGCGAGGCGCTGCGCCAGGCCCTGCTCAACCTCGAAGCCATCGATGCGCCGGCCGGGGTGATGCCGGTCGTGCTGGGCAGCGGCTGGCCCGGGGTGCTGCTGCATGAAGCGGTCGGCCATGGCCTCGAGGGCGACTTCAACCGCAAGGGCACCAGCACCTACGCCGGCCGCATGGGCCAGCGCGTGGCCGCACCGGGCGTGACCATCGTCGACGACGGCACCCTCGACAACCGCCGCGGCTCGCTCAACGTCGACGACGAGGGCACACCCACGCAGTGCACCACGCTGATCGAGGACGGCGTGCTCACCGGCTACATGCAGGACACGCTCAACGCGCGCCTGATGGGCGTGGCGCCGACCGGCAACGGCCGCCGCGAATCCTTCGCGCACCTGGTGATGCCGCGCATGACCAACACCTACATGCGCGCCGGGCAGGACGATCCCGCCGACATGATCCGCTCGGTGAAGAAGGGCCTGTACGCGGTCAACTTCGGCGGCGGCCAGGTCGACATCACCAGCGGCAAGTACGTGTTCTCGGCGACCGAGGCCTATCTGATCGAAGACGGCAAGGTCACCGCGCCGGTGAAGGGCGCGACCCTGATCGGCAACGGCCCCGAGACGATGCAGAAGGTGCGCATGGTCGGCCACGACATGGCGCTCGACGACGGCGTCGGCACCTGCGGCAAGGATGGCCAGAGCGTGCCGGTGGGCGTCGGCCAGCCCTCGCTGCTGATCGACGGCATCACCGTTGGCGGCACCCGCGCCTGATGCCGAGCGTTCCCCAACCGCGCCACATCCCTGTAGGAGCGGCTACAGCCGCGATGGCAGCAACGCGCCAATACCCTGCAGGAGCGGCTACAGCCGCGATGCGCGCGAAGCCTGCGGTGCAGGCGAAGCGGCGACGCGATCGCGGCTGTAGCCGCTCCTACAGGGAGGGGTCTTCAGCGTCGTCGCCGTCGGGGGGGGCGTTGTCAGCGTCCAGCAGCACGCGGACTTCGCGGTACAGCTCGCGGAAGGCGCGCGGCGGCTTGCCGGCCTTGCGTTCGGCCAGGGTGTTGCGCACCAGCTGGCGGATGCGCTGGCTGTCGGCGGCGGGGAATTCGTCGATCAGCGCCGACAGCGCGTCGCTGCCGTCCTCGCCCAGCAGGCGCTCGCGCCAGGCCTCGGCGCGGTGCAGGCGCGCGGTGTCCAGGCGTGCGGCTTCGCCGTCGGTGTCGAGCGCGTCGCGCAGCGCGTCCAGCGCCTCCTCGTCCTCGCGCCGCAGCTGCTTGGCGAGAAAGGCGATCTCGCGCTTGCGCGCGATGTTGGAGGTGATGCGGCGCGCCTGGGCGATGAAGGGCAGCAGATGCTCGCCCAGTGGCAGCTTCGCCAGCCGGCCCGGGTCGAGTTCGACCAGCTGCCGGGCCAGCTCCAGCACGTCCAGCGCTTCGCGGCGCTGGGCGCTGCGGCTGGGTCCGAGGAAGTCGCCGGTATCGTCGTCCTTGCCACGCATGTCGTCCCAGCCGCCCGTTCAATCATTCAAGAACCCCGAAGGATAAGGCATTGACCACCGCCATCACCGCAGACCGCGCCCTCCACGACGACAGCCGCGAGCGCCTGGCGCGGCTGGAAGGCATCGCCGGCCAGCTGCTGGAGCGCTGCCGCGCCGCCGGCGCCAGCCAGGCCGAAGTCTCCTGCAGCGAGGACCGCGGCCTGGAGGTCAACGTGCGCATGGGCGAGGTCGAGTCGGTGGAATCGACCCGCGACCGCGGGATCGGGGTCACGGTCTACTTCGGCAAGCGCAGGGGCAGCGCCAGCACCGCCGACCTGCGCGAGGAGAGCCTGGCCGCCACCGTCGAGCAGGCCTGCGCGATCGCCCGCCACACCGAGGACGATGCCGCCTCGGGCCTGGCCGATGCTTCGCTGATGGCGCGCGACCCGCGCGAGTTCGACGCCTGGCATCCCTGGGACATCGACGCGCGGCAGGCGATCGAGCTGGCGCTTGCCGCCGAGCAGGCCGGTCGCGACGCCGATCCGCTGATCGCGAATTCGGACGGTGCCGGCGTGGGCAGCGGCGCCTCGCTGTCGGTCTATGCCAACTCGCACGGCTTCGTCGGTGCCGAACGCGCCAGCCACCACAGCCTGTCGTGCGCGCTGATCGCCGGCGAAGGCGACGCGATGCAGCGGGACGGCTGGTACAGCTACGCGCTGGCCCCGGGCGACCTCGAGCCCGCGGCCGCGATCGGGCGCAGCGCGGCCCGGCGCACCGTCGAGCGGCTCGATCCGCGCCCGCTCGCCACCGGCCGCTACCCGGTGCTGTTCTCGGCCGAGGTGGCGCGCTCGCTGATCGGCCACCTGCTGGGCGCGGTCTCGGGCGGCGCGCTCTACCGTGGCGCCAGCTTCCTGGTCGACGCCGCCGGCACCCGGCTGTTCCCGGACTGGTTCGCGATCCACGAGCGTCCGTTCCTGCAGCGCGGCCTGCGCTCGGCGGCCTTCGACGCCGAAGGCGTGGCCACCCGCGAGGCCCCGCTGGTGGAGGCCGGCGTGCTGCAGCGCTACGTCCTCGGCAGCTACAGCGCCCGGCGCCTGGGCCTGGAGACCACCGCCAACGCCGGTGGCGTGCACAACCTCGAGGTCGCCGCGAACGCCGGCAGCCTCGAAGACATGGCGCGCGACATGGGTCGTGGCCTGCTCGTCACCAGCCTGATGGGGCAGGGCGTCAACACCGTCACCGGCGACTACTCGCGTGGCGCGGCGGGCTTCCTGGTCGAGGGCGGCACGATCGTGCATCCGGTCGACGGCATCACCATTGCCGGCAACCTGCGCGACATGTTCATGGCGATCGAGGCGGTCGGCCGCGACGTCGATCCACGCTCGCACATCCGCACCGGATCGATCCTGGTGGGCGCGATGACCGTGGCCGGCGTGGGGTGATCAGACTTTACTTTCACGATTTGCGGCGATAGCTTGTCCCCCGTTACAGGGGGAAAACTCGATGCAGATCAGGGACGTCCACGGAACGGGAGTTCCGGCGTGAGCGCGCAGCTTGCTGCGCAGCCTTCGGGCTACATCCAGGCGCAGATGACGCGCCTGCAATCCGAACTCGCCCAGGTCAGGACCCGTTCGCAGGGTGCTGTGGCCAAGGTGCGGGAAGGCAACGAGCGAATGCTCTCTTCCGCGGCATCCGCCATCGCCGCCGATTCCGCTCGAAGCTGCGATGCGGCGGCCGCCGCTGCGCTTGAGCGCGCTCGCCGTGGTGCCTGGCCCGCAGCGCTCACGCTGTCGGCCCCCTGGGGCCCCGGCCGTCCGCAGGCGCTGTGCTGGATGGGAGTGCTGGTGGCCGTTCCCGTGGTCGCGATGCTGCTTGGCATGGGCGGTCTGCTCATGTTGATCGCCGTGGCGGGCGCGTATGCCTGGCTGGTGCACTGGGGGCGGCGGCGAGAGGCCGAGCGCGCCAGCGCGTCCGAGCGCGCTGCGATCGAGGGCTTTCGCGCACTGCGGCCACAGCTGCTGGCGTTCGATGTGAAAAGCAGCGCCGATCCCGACTATCCGTACAGCGCCACTATGGCGCCGGTCGGTAATGGCGAGAATTTCTCCCAGGACATCCGGACCGACACGAAGACGTACGGACCACAGTTCGGCGCCACGTTCCTCGGCCTGCGTGACGGCGCGCGCAACCTCTTGATCCTGGTTCGCCTTCCGGTGGACGGGTTCTCCCTGCAGGCCATCCCGTTCAACGACCTCCAGCGTGCGGACCCGCGCTGGGCGGTCTGGTCGGGACTCGCGGAAGGGCTCGCCGCAGGCGCCGTGGAGCACGCCACGGCCATCAAGCGCTTCGCCGAAGAGGTGGGTGACTGGCAGGCCGAGCTGTCGCGGGCGCGCCTGATCGAGCAGCGGATCGAAACCCTGTCCGGGCAGGAGCAGGCCTGGTCCGACGTGGCCCTGCCGGCCGAAACGCTCGACGCGATCCTGAGCCTCGTGGATTCCTTCAAGTCGGGTCGCCCCGTCAAGGGCATCCTGCTGCATGGCCCGCCGGGCACCGGCAAGACCCTGATCGCGCGCAAGCTTGCCCAGCATGCCGGATGCAATTTTGTCTCCGTCGGGATCGCCGACCTGAAGGCTCCGCATATCGGCGAGACCGGGCCCCGCGTGCGCGAGGTCTGGGAGCGCTGCCGGAAGGGGGCGCCGACGATCCTGTTCATCGACGAGTGCGAAAGCGTGTTTGCCGCCCGCGGCTCGAACACCACCGATGCGTTCGGAAACGAACTGGTGCAGACCTTCCTGGCCGAGTGGGACGGCTTCAACCAGTGCGCGGGGGAGGTGTTCGTGATCGGCGCCACCAATCGCCACGAGCTGCTCGACAACGCGGTCATGTCGCGCTTCACCGAGTCGATCGAGATCCCCGCACCCGACGCGCATGGACGTGAGCGCATCCTGGCCAACGAAATCGCCAAGGCGCGGCTGCACTTCGCGCCGACCGAAGACATGGTGCGCGAGACCGCGGGCATGTCCGGGCGTGACATCCACACGCTGGTGTCGAAGATCGTCGCCAGCCACCTGCACGGCGAAGTGACCCGTGAGGACTTCGCCGCTGAAGTCCGCAAGCTGCGGGGCAAGCAATCCACCTCGGTCGAGCGTCTGGGCTGGGACGCGCTGGTGTTGCCGGAATCGACGCTGGCCGAGTTCAGGAGCCTGGGGCGGGAGCTCGTCCACGCCGAAGAACTGCGCAAGCTGGGGGTCGGCGTGCCGCGCGGCATCCTGCTGTACGGCCCGCCGGGGACCGGCAAGACCCAGGTCGCGCGCGTGCTGGCCTCCGAGTCCGGCCTCGCCTTCATCGCGGCCAGCTCCAGCGAACTCAAGGCGGGCTACACCGGCCAGTCCGGCGGACTGGTCCGCCAGCTGTTCGAGAAGGCACGCGCCCAGGCCCCGTGCATCCTGTTCCTCGACGAGCTCGACACCGTCGCCCGCTCGCGCGGCGACGGAGACAGCTTTACCGGCGAGATCGTGGCGCAGCTGCTGCAGGAACTCGACGGTGTGGCGACGAAGAAGGGCCAGGTATTCCTGCTCGCTGCCAGCAACCATCCCGGGAGCATCGACAGCGCGCTGCTGTCGCGGTTCGAGCGCCGCATCGAGATCGGACTGCCCGACGAGCCGGCCCGCGCAGCGATTCTCGCACTGCAGCTTGCCGGAAAGCCGCTGAGTTTCGAGGTGGAAGCCGCATGCGTAGAACTCGCCAGGCGCACCGGCGGATTCTCGGGCCGTGACCTCCAGTCGCTTGTCACCACGGCGACGCGTCGTGCGCTGCAGCGCGCGATACAGGAGACCGGGGATCCACGCACATTCACGCTAGTCATTGACGACCTTGAAACTAGTCTGGCGGCCTGAACCAGATCGCCACAGCTGCACCTAACTAATAGCGAAAGGGGGTTCTCCATGCGTATCCTGTTGGCTCTTGTCGTTGCGTTGATTGCTGCAGTCGTCGCCTCGTTCATCACGGGCATGTTGGGCTTGGGCTTCCTGAGCTCGCTGGTGTCGATTGGCGTGTTTATCGTCGTTTTCTTCATGATGAAGCGTGGTGCGCCCATTGGGTCGTCCCGGGTTCCGGACGGGTTCAACGCCGACTTCGCCCACGAAAATATTGCGATTGACACTGCGTCCGGCAAGCTGTGGCTCCGCGACAAGAGCGGCGCGTCGACAGTAGTGGACAAGGGAGATGTTCTGCGCTGGAACTTGGCCTTCATGTCGCGAGGCGCCATCCATCTCGACAGCCGGCTTGAGGTTCATGTGCGTGACCTGAAGCGCCCCAAGTTCGAGGTCCCGTTCCGTCGGCATGGGGAGACTTGGAAGTGGGGTGCGGCGCGGAACCATGCCGAGGCGGAGGAGTGGGTCTCCCGCCTGACGACCTGGGTCCAGACCAGTTGATCTAGTCGCGCCGGGCAGGCCGTCCCGGCCATGCGCTAGGGCCGGCGGGGTCCGTGCCGGCCCCCACCCATCGCGATCGCACATCCGATGGCGGGCGGGAGTGACGTGCTAACGTCGGGGAGACCCATCCTGACGGGGAGGCGCGACATGTTCGACCAGGACCATCACGACGACGCACCACGGGTGGCGGCCGGAGGCGCCATCGATCCGCAGCAGCGCCAGTGGGCGATGTTCGCGCACCTCTCCGCGCTGCTGGGCGGGCTGCTCACCACGGCCTGGGGCGGCAGCATCGGCTGCTTCATCGGCCCGCTGGTGATCTGGCTGCTCAAGAAGGACACCATGCCCTTCGTCGGCGACCAGGCCAAGGAAGCGCTGAACTTCAACATCACCGTGGCGATCATTTTCCTGGTGCTGTTCCTGATGACGATCTTCACCCTGGGCATCGGCATCATCATCACCGGCCCGCTGTTCGTGGTGG
The sequence above is a segment of the Luteimonas sp. MC1750 genome. Coding sequences within it:
- the tldD gene encoding metalloprotease TldD, coding for MTQALEIAQSRLLLPVGLDVSGLERAFGTLLGPGIDFGDLYFQHARRESWTVEDGIVRDGAHSIEQGVGVRAISGEKTGFAYADDIDAQSLLAAAGSARAIARSGSEHRVQALVPAGARALYPAEDPIDGMANDAKVEALRRVDRLLRAADPRVKQVMVSLSGGVDTMLVARSDGVVAGDVRPLVRLNIQVIVEQGGRRETGSAGYGGRHGYEALLGDGRPEHFAREALRQALLNLEAIDAPAGVMPVVLGSGWPGVLLHEAVGHGLEGDFNRKGTSTYAGRMGQRVAAPGVTIVDDGTLDNRRGSLNVDDEGTPTQCTTLIEDGVLTGYMQDTLNARLMGVAPTGNGRRESFAHLVMPRMTNTYMRAGQDDPADMIRSVKKGLYAVNFGGGQVDITSGKYVFSATEAYLIEDGKVTAPVKGATLIGNGPETMQKVRMVGHDMALDDGVGTCGKDGQSVPVGVGQPSLLIDGITVGGTRA
- the yjgA gene encoding ribosome biogenesis factor YjgA — its product is MRGKDDDTGDFLGPSRSAQRREALDVLELARQLVELDPGRLAKLPLGEHLLPFIAQARRITSNIARKREIAFLAKQLRREDEEALDALRDALDTDGEAARLDTARLHRAEAWRERLLGEDGSDALSALIDEFPAADSQRIRQLVRNTLAERKAGKPPRAFRELYREVRVLLDADNAPPDGDDAEDPSL
- the pmbA gene encoding metalloprotease PmbA, yielding MTTAITADRALHDDSRERLARLEGIAGQLLERCRAAGASQAEVSCSEDRGLEVNVRMGEVESVESTRDRGIGVTVYFGKRRGSASTADLREESLAATVEQACAIARHTEDDAASGLADASLMARDPREFDAWHPWDIDARQAIELALAAEQAGRDADPLIANSDGAGVGSGASLSVYANSHGFVGAERASHHSLSCALIAGEGDAMQRDGWYSYALAPGDLEPAAAIGRSAARRTVERLDPRPLATGRYPVLFSAEVARSLIGHLLGAVSGGALYRGASFLVDAAGTRLFPDWFAIHERPFLQRGLRSAAFDAEGVATREAPLVEAGVLQRYVLGSYSARRLGLETTANAGGVHNLEVAANAGSLEDMARDMGRGLLVTSLMGQGVNTVTGDYSRGAAGFLVEGGTIVHPVDGITIAGNLRDMFMAIEAVGRDVDPRSHIRTGSILVGAMTVAGVG
- a CDS encoding AAA family ATPase; this translates as MSAQLAAQPSGYIQAQMTRLQSELAQVRTRSQGAVAKVREGNERMLSSAASAIAADSARSCDAAAAAALERARRGAWPAALTLSAPWGPGRPQALCWMGVLVAVPVVAMLLGMGGLLMLIAVAGAYAWLVHWGRRREAERASASERAAIEGFRALRPQLLAFDVKSSADPDYPYSATMAPVGNGENFSQDIRTDTKTYGPQFGATFLGLRDGARNLLILVRLPVDGFSLQAIPFNDLQRADPRWAVWSGLAEGLAAGAVEHATAIKRFAEEVGDWQAELSRARLIEQRIETLSGQEQAWSDVALPAETLDAILSLVDSFKSGRPVKGILLHGPPGTGKTLIARKLAQHAGCNFVSVGIADLKAPHIGETGPRVREVWERCRKGAPTILFIDECESVFAARGSNTTDAFGNELVQTFLAEWDGFNQCAGEVFVIGATNRHELLDNAVMSRFTESIEIPAPDAHGRERILANEIAKARLHFAPTEDMVRETAGMSGRDIHTLVSKIVASHLHGEVTREDFAAEVRKLRGKQSTSVERLGWDALVLPESTLAEFRSLGRELVHAEELRKLGVGVPRGILLYGPPGTGKTQVARVLASESGLAFIAASSSELKAGYTGQSGGLVRQLFEKARAQAPCILFLDELDTVARSRGDGDSFTGEIVAQLLQELDGVATKKGQVFLLAASNHPGSIDSALLSRFERRIEIGLPDEPARAAILALQLAGKPLSFEVEAACVELARRTGGFSGRDLQSLVTTATRRALQRAIQETGDPRTFTLVIDDLETSLAA
- a CDS encoding DUF4870 domain-containing protein, whose protein sequence is MFDQDHHDDAPRVAAGGAIDPQQRQWAMFAHLSALLGGLLTTAWGGSIGCFIGPLVIWLLKKDTMPFVGDQAKEALNFNITVAIIFLVLFLMTIFTLGIGIIITGPLFVVVGLSWLVFTIIAAIKANDGIAYRYPLTLRLIK